The proteins below come from a single Microtus ochrogaster isolate Prairie Vole_2 chromosome 22, MicOch1.0, whole genome shotgun sequence genomic window:
- the B3gnt6 gene encoding acetylgalactosaminyl-O-glycosyl-glycoprotein beta-1,3-N-acetylglucosaminyltransferase yields the protein MALPGRRSKNPKTLAFLLVGMTFVVLHQWFLQEPTQKYTEVPTAAPWSSAAAVQLSPHLQTPPCVANASVNLTEGFQELPARIQDFLRYRHCRRFPQLWDAPHKCAGHRGVFLLLAVKSSPAHYERRELIRRTWGQERSYGGRQVRRLFLLGTSPPDEAAREPQLASLLDLEAREHGDVLQWDFADTFLNLSLKHVHLLEWTAERCPGASFLLSCDDDVFVHTANVVHFLEVQSPESHLFTGQLMDGSVPIRESWSKYFVPPQLFPGKAYPVYCSGGGFLLSSRTARDLLSAARQVPLFPIDDAYMGMCLKQAGLAPSPHEGIRPFGVRMPGAKRSSFDPCVYRELLLVHRFAPYEMLLMWKALHNPQLHCSRRHQAGPPENRKLGS from the coding sequence ATGGCTTTGCCCGGCCGCAGGTCCAAGAACCCCAAGACACTGGCTTTCCTTCTAGTGGGTATGACTTTCGTGGTGCTGCACCAGTGGTTTCTCCAGGAGCCCACGCAGAAGTACACTGAAGTCCCCACCGCTGCTCCCTGGTCTTCCGCGGCTGCGGTGCAGCTGTCGCCACACCTCCAGACGCCCCCTTGCGTGGCCAACGCCTCTGTGAACCTCACGGAAGGCTTCCAGGAGCTGCCTGCCAGGATCCAAGACTTCCTACGCTACCGCCACTGCCGCCGCTTCCCGCAGCTGTGGGACGCGCCCCACAAGTGCGCGGGCCATCGCGGCGTCTTCCTGCTGCTGGCCGTGAAGTCTTCGCCCGCGCATTACGAGCGGCGGGAACTGATCCGGCGCACGTGGGGCCAGGAGCGCAGCTACGGCGGGCGGCAGGTGCGTCGCCTCTTCCTGCTGGGGACCTCCCCTCCCGACGAGGCGGCGCGCGAGCCTCAGCTGGCCAGCCTGCTGGACCTGGAGGCGCGCGAGCATGGCGACGTACTGCAGTGGGACTTCGCGGACACCTTCCTCAACCTCTCGCTCAAGCACGTGCACCTGCTGGAGTGGACAGCCGAGCGCTGCCCGGGTGCGAGCTTCCTGCTCAGCTGCGACGACGACGTCTTCGTGCACACGGCCAACGTGGTGCATTTCCTGGAGGTGCAGTCGCCCGAGAGCCACCTCTTTACCGGGCAACTCATGGACGGTTCTGTGCCCATCCGCGAAAGCTGGAGCAAGTACTTCGTGCCCCCGCAGCTCTTCCCGGGCAAGGCCTACCCAGTGTACTGCAGCGGCGGCGGCTTCCTCCTATCCAGCCGCACAGCCCGCGACCTGCTCAGCGCGGCGCGCCAGGTCCCGCTTTTTCCCATCGACGACGCTTACATGGGCATGTGTCTGAAGCAGGCCGGCCTGGCGCCCAGCCCCCATGAGGGCATCCGGCCCTTCGGCGTGCGGATGCCGGGCGCGAAGCGCTCATCCTTCGACCCCTGCGTGTACCGCGAGCTGTTGCTGGTGCACCGCTTTGCGCCCTATGAGATGTTGCTCATGTGGAAGGCGCTGCACAACCCGCAGTTACACTGCAGCCGCAGGCACCAGGCAGGGCCTCCCgagaacagaaagctggggaGCTGA